A genomic segment from Nicotiana sylvestris chromosome 1, ASM39365v2, whole genome shotgun sequence encodes:
- the LOC104212498 gene encoding uncharacterized GPI-anchored protein At3g06035-like: MASLPRYLFISLLLVHSILFSIVKCDDEEDNLLRGINSYRASLNLTALRENDKAKCLADEMADQFKDQPCTNTTGANTVPGTEPQFSDYPKLLSKCDLNATTTRDGMIMPACIPNLVSDLVLSNYTKSQYSNYLNDTKFSGVGIGSDDNWVVVVLTTNNPEGSFTPDTSSANLISGLGLISHAVLILAAFVLFL, encoded by the exons ATGGCGTCTCTTCCACGTTACCTTTTCATCTCTCTTCTTCTTGTTCATTCCATTCTCTTCTCCATTGTCAAATGTGATG ACGAGGAAGACAACCTTCTTCGAGGTATTAACAGCTACAGGGCATCCCTAAACTTGACAGCTCTACGCGAGAATGACAAAGCAAAATGCCTTGCTGATGAAATGGCTGACCAGTTTAAAGATCAACCATGTACAAATACAACAGGTGCCAATACTGTACCTGGCACCGAACCTCAGTTTTCTGACTATCCTAAACTCCTTTCTAAATGCGACTTGAACGCCACAACCACAAGAGACGGAATGATAATGCCAGCTTGCATTCCCAACCTTGTCTCTGACCTCGTTCTTTCCAACTACACGAAGTCTCAGTACTCTAATTATCTCAATGATACCAAGTTTAGTGGTGTTGGAATTGGTTCTGATGATAACTGGGTAGTAGTAGTTTTGACCACAAACAACCCAGAGGGAAGCTTTACGCCAGATACCAGTTCAGCAAACCTAATCTCTGGGCTTGGTCTAATATCTCATGCAGTGTTGATACTTGCGGCATTTGTCCTCTTTCTGTGA
- the LOC104212499 gene encoding uncharacterized protein: MARGIGAFFMATLVIWVVSVLFFILFNKRTELLPIVAGFIFYQSANWVIRNFSSSRNNPLFVNTSVSLLHSSTTSASILFILANQWIVMTSSSDVINQMFEHSQLVVHTWPGAYTALCFSCGYFAYDQLDMLLYNLYTSPSILVHHLLLLVCFTLALYKNVTINYLILTLICELHSVFLHLRKVRRMAGFRDSTSNFVKVEWVLNLTSFVVARVGCHVLITVKLIRDGSKFEKGGVELPLALFGMAGMNLLNVFLGVDLFKAYRREMNPQRRSYENHRD, translated from the coding sequence ATGGCGAGGGGAATTGGGGCATTTTTCATGGCCACACTGGTCATTTGGGTCGTCTCAGTATTATTCTTTATACTATTCAACAAACGCACCGAACTGCTCCCAATCGTTGCGGGCTTCATATTCTACCAATCAGCCAATTGGGTCATCCGCAATTTCTCATCCTCTCGTAATAATCCGCTCTTCGTTAACACCTCTGTATCTCTCCTCCACTCTTCTACTACTTCAGCTTCAATACTCTTCATTTTAGCCAATCAATGGATAGTTATGACGTCATCAAGTGACGTAATTAATCAGATGTTTGAGCACTCACAGCTTGTTGTGCACACGTGGCCGGGGGCGTACACAGCTTTGTGCTTTTCGTGTGGTTATTTTGCTTATGACCAATTAGATATGCTTCTCTATAATCTATATACTAGCCCTTCGATTCTGGTGCATCATTTGTTGCTACTTGTCTGCTTCACACTTGCCTTGTATAAAAATGTCACGATTAATTACCTTATTCTGACTCTAATTTGTGAGCTGCATTCTGTTTTTCTGCATCTGCGTAAAGTGCGACGAATGGCTGGTTTTCGTGATTCGACAAGTAATTTTGTGAAGGTAGAATGGGTTCTTAATTTGACGAGTTTTGTGGTAGCAAGAGTTGGATGTCATGTTCTCATCACTGTGAAACTGATTAGAGATGGTTCTAAGTTTGAAAAGGGTGGTGTGGAGCTTCCTCTTGCACTTTTTGGTATGGCTGGGATGAACTTGCTTAATGTTTTTTTAGGAGTTGATCTATTTAAAGCTTACAGGAGAGAGATGAATCCTCAGAGGAGGAGTTATGAGAATCATCGTGATTGA